The Solanum lycopersicum chromosome 2, SLM_r2.1 DNA window TTAGTTGTTTTTTGTGAACATGGATAGTCCAAGTAGCCAAACTGTTGGGCCTATGGTACGAAACTAAAGGGACAATTAATCAAAATGGCCATTTGGTGATAATTCTCTCTTCCAGTATCTtcgaagttcaaatttttaaaaaattaatatgccGCAAATGTGAAACACTTTGAATAAATAGTATATCAAAAGACTCAAAAGATTGAAACaaatttatatctaaaatttgaGATTGTTTAGAGGGAGGTTTGAATCGgttgaaattgagaaaaaaaaatggtctgcaatatatatcaacaatgtatatagtcatatatatgtatacatatctCTTATAAATAGTTATATATCATTTATACACGGGTATATCCATTTATAAAATATCGATACCTACATATACTGCTAATTTCAGGTTATTAGTTAATGTAAAGgcataatgcccaagtacccctcaacctatgcccgaaatctcagagacacacttatactatactaaggtcctattaccccatgaacttattttattaataattttttaccccttttagcctatgtggcactatcttgtgggcccaatgatggttgactttttttttaaaaactagtgccacgtaagctaaaaaggggtaaaaaattacttataaaataagttcaggaggtaataggaccttagtatagtataaatgtgtctctgggatttcggacataggttgagggggtactttgtgcattttccctaatgTAAATGAAAACTTGCTATATTTGAAACTACTTTTCATTTTAcccataattaaaaatatgaaaaaagaaaagaattcgTAGGATTTATTAGATCCGCTTGCACCTATCTTGATTTATCACTCATTTCGATCTAAGTAATCTCTGGACGAAATATATCATAATTCTTTCATCCTCTTTTTAACCTTCTAATAACTCATCCTGTTCATTTGAAGCTGCTAATAATTTTATTCCAATTTAAAATTGCCTAAAGTTGTTCCTCTCACTATgcttatttaatttctttgggTAAATAGCAATTTAATCCTTAGGTTATTGCATTATTCTAAATTTTAGTCCTTATATTATTCATTTGAGCACAATCAACTTTTGATTAGTTAAAACAGttttttaaattaacaaaagctaaaaagttaagtaaattattttttttaaaaattgaaggtTCAAATAccatatttttaattaactaaAGATTGAATATGCTCAGTAGTATAACACAGGATTAAAATCGATATTCAAACCTACTCAAGCTAATGATATCTATTAGTAGCAATATTGATGGAGATTTGGCGACTCATAACATGAGACTATAATTGGCGTGTGGACTACAAATCAAGTTATGATTAgtcaagtttatttattttttcaaataaaacctACTTATTTGTATACTTTTTGCCACATTCATCTCATAGAGGTCAGATAAAAATTGTGTGTACATAATTTATTCAAACATGTTGACaactaaaaaattgattaatttaggTGGCTGTTGTCTCTCTTTGACCTAATGTTCAAAGTATACACGAGTGAATGACCAaggattaaatatatttaaacattTATTACTAGTTCCTATAGAAGGTTTAGGTAGGTTAAGTGTTAATCACCTATGATTTCATTTTGAATAATAGTTTCAGGATTAGGACTTTATAATATTCAATCTATTAGGAAAAAAATCGAATCTAAGATTTCTATTTTAAAGAAAGGGAGggataaatacatatataaagtgATAATTGATCCTTGGGCGATTTACTCAGCATATACTATTTAGCCTTATTGGAGACCGAGTGTGAACAGATAGTATTAGATCAATCTAGAAAATATGTACCTATAAACGACTAGTTTGATGAAAAGAACATAGGTTCACGTGCACCATAAACTACACTATAAATTCACCTCTGATTAGGAAACGAACACCGCTGAATGTCATCTTTCAGCTTGTCTAACTCTCCTGCTTCTCTAGAAGCTAGAAAAGAAACAACTGGAATGAATTTGTACAATATTTCTACTCCAAATGGCAgttctagaaaaaaaaacagttgaCTTGATGTAATGTGAATGCACTCAATTTTCTATTAACAGGACTAGTTTTTGTAGGAATTTTGACAACTTCATAGAATACAAGATTTTACTTTAGTTTTGATGATTAGTTGACTTCTTCAACAGAAAACAGTGAgcaaatatcattaaaaaatgtataaactATTCATTTTCAGCTTAAGTTTGTAAAGAGAGTGAAACTTCTTTCTTTTGAACCAATGATGTCAAAGACAAATGTATATGCATTAGCCATTTCTTTTAGTACCTTTTTCATAGCTTTGTCCTTTGGGCAAACTCCAAGTTTGGAAGTAGAAGTTGCTGCTTTGAATGCCTTTAAGAATTCAGTCACTGATGACCCTTTTGGTGCACTTGTGGATTGGACTGATGCAAATCACATTTGCAACTGGTCAGGAATCATATGTGATCCTTCTTCAAACCATGTCATCAACATCTCGCTTGTTGGGATGCATCTCAAAGGCGAGATTTCTCCGTTTCTAGGGAACCTCTCCAAACTCCAGGTTCTTGATCTAACTTTGAATTCATTTACTGGAAATGTCCCAGCCAAGCTGGGGCATTGCACTGAGCTGGTTCAGCTCATTCTTTACCGAAACTTTCTTTCTGGTGAAATTCCAGCCGAGCTAGGAAACCTCAAAAATCTGCAATTATTAGATTTTGGAAATAACTCACTGAGTGGGAGAATACCTGAGAGTATATGCAACTGCACTGAATTGTTGTTCGTAAGCCTCATCAACAACAGCCTCACAGGCAAATTACCGTCTGAAATTGGTAATTTGGCCAATCTTCAATTGTTAGAAGCTTATAGAAACAATTTGGTTGGTTCTATTCCTACCTCCATTGGAATGCTGACAGCACTGCAAACCCTTGATCTGAGCTCAAACCAGTTTTCTGGACCTATACCACCAGAAATTGGCAACTTGTCAAGTTTAGAAATTCTTCAGTTGCATCACAACTTTCTTTCTGGGAAAATCCCATCTGAACTTGGCCTCTGTATCAATCTTGTTACCTTGGACATGTATAATAACCAATTCACTGGAGGCGTACCTCCTGAGCTTGGGAATTTAGAAAACCTGCACAGGCTCAGATTGTATAACAATAAGTTGAACTCCAGTATACCTGCCTCATTGTTCCATTTGAAGTCATTAACTCATTTAGGACTCTCACATAATGAGCAAACTGGTAAAATTCCTCCTGAGTTTGGATCTTTAATGTCACTACAAGTGCTTACCCTCCACTCAAATAGGTTGTATGGGGAGATTCCATCAACTTTGACAAACCTGGCAAACTTGACATATTTGTCTTTGAGCTTTAATTTATTCACAGGATCACTTCCACCGGAACTTGGGTTACTCTATAATCTGAAGAATCTAACTGCAAGTGATAACCTCCTAGAGGGACCTATTCCATCTAGCATAACAAATTGTTCTCATCTTCGTGTTTTAACCCTCACTTTTAATAGAATAACAGGTAAAATACCAAATGGGTTGGGGAAGTTGTCCAATCTTACATTTTTGTCTTTGGGATCAAACAAAATGTGGGGGGAGATTCCTGATGATCTCTTCAACTGTTCAATGCTTGAAGTTCTAGATCTGAGTGGTAATAATTTTAGTGGGAAGCTCAAACCGATGATTGGcggactctctaaacttcgagTTCTAAGAGCCCATAGTAATTCATTTCTTGGGCCAATCCCACCAGAGATTGGTAAATTGAGTCAACTGATAGATTTAGTGCTTCACAAAAACAGTTTCTCAGGTGTGATATCTCCAGAAGTTTCAAAGCTTTCAAACCTCCAGGGCCTTTCTTTGTCAGACAATAAGCTGGAAGGTGAACTTCCTGTGCAACTTTTTGAGCTTACACGCCTCTATGAACTCCTGCTGCAGAACAATAATTTCTTCGGTCCAATACCCAATCAGATATCCAAACTAGAATTGCTTTCGCTTTTGGACCTGAGTGGAAATAAGCTGAACGGTACAATCCCAGAGAGCATGGAGAGCCTCCACAGACTGATGACCTTAGACATTTCACACAACCTTCTAACCGGAACTTTTCCCAGAGTAGTACTAGCCAGCATGAGAAGCATGCAGTTTTACTTGAACTTTTCCAGTAACTTGTTGGATGGAGAGGTCCCATTTGAGATTGGCATGTTAGAAATGGTTCAAGGGATTGATATGTCAAACAACAATCTATCAGGCAACATTCCCAGATCCCTAGGACGCTGCAAAAACTTATTCTCACTGGACCTGTCAGGAAACATGCTGTCTGGTCCTGCTCCAGGCGAAATTCTGACCAAGTTAAGTGAGCTAGTATTCTTGAACCTCTCAAGGAACAGATTAGAAGGCAAACTTCCTGAAATGGTAGGATTGCTACATCTTCGCTCACTTGATCTTTCACAAAACAAGTTCAAGGGAATCATTCCTGAGAGATTTGCCAATATGCCTGCATTAATATATCTCAACCTTTCTTTTAACCAGCTTGAAGGTCACATTCCAAAGGGGGGTGTATTCGACAACTTAAGGTCAGCAGATTTACAGGGAAATCCATCGCTATGTGGAACGGAGTTTCTCAGTCCATGCAGCATCAAAAGAAACCAAACAAGTTCTCATGGGTTGTCCAAGAAAACCTGGATCATACTTGGGCCTGTTTTGGTTCTCATTCTTCATGTGGTGGGAATATTTGTGTGTCATCTGTACATGAAGAAGCAAAAAGTGAAAGACTCGGAGGATATAATTCCAAATTATACCTCAGCACTTAGCCTCCAGAGATTTTATCAAAAGGATTTGGAACATGCTACTGATAATTTCAGTCCACAAAACATTATTGGAGCCAGCAGTTCAAGTAATGTGTACAAAGGAACACTGGAAGGTGGGAAAATTGTAGCAGTTAAGAAACTGAATCTTCAGTTCTCAGCAGAAATTCGTAAATGCTTTGATAGGGAAGTCAAGACTCTGAGCCAACTCAAACACAGGAACCTGGTTAAGGTGCTCGGTTATGCTTGGGAAAGCAAGAAGCTAATGGCTGTAATTTTAGAATACATGGAGAATGGGAACTTGGACAGTTTTATTTATGGTCAAATGGCGGATGACTGGACATTGTCCAATAGGATTGACATTTTAGTTTCAGTAGCAAGTGGGCTATCATACCTGCATTCAGGATATGATTTTCCAATAGTGCACTGTGACTTGAAGCCTTCAAATATTCTTCTGGATAAAAATATGGAAGCACATGTGAGTGACTTTGGGACAGCTAGGATGTTGGGCATTCATCACCAAGACGGGAGCAGCATATCATCAGCATCTGCATTTGAAGGAACTATTGGTTACATGGCGCCAGGTAATAATTATTACAACATCACTTCTGTAAATCATAATACACAGCTTAGCAGATTTTCTTTCCCTGtcaaatcacaaaataatgATTAACTTGTATGTGGAAGAATGGACAAGCATGTAAGTGATCCAATGTTTTGAACATATAATCTGAAAATGTATTTTCTTAATGATAATACAACCTTTAGTCTAACCAGAAAATGCTAGTGCCAGCTTTAGAATGTTGAATTATTTGGACATTTTACACGCTCCTTATTTAATTTGAGACCTAACTTAAACGAAATGTTTCTCTTTGAAACAGAGTTTGCATATATGAGGAGAGTGACCACAAAAGTAGATGTATTCAGCTTTGGTGTAATCGTGATGGAGATCATTACAAAAAGAAGGCCAACAAGTCTAACAGGTGCAGATGAATTACCAATGACTTTGAACCAAATTGTTCAGAATGCCCTTGCAAATGGCATAAACAATCTGGTCCAGATTGTGGATCCGAATTTAGCTTCACATGTCTCCGAGAACCAAGAGGTAGTAGAGGGACTTCTTAACTTGGCTTTATACTGCACCTATCCGGATCCCGATGATAGACCTGACATGGAACAAGTTTTGTCTTCTCTTTCAAAGCTAAGTAAGATGGTGATCATGCATTCACAAGCTTGTTtggtaaaatattaaatttttgatgTAGAAGCTGGAGTATCATCATTCTTAATATGAACCACCACCAAGTTTCCCTCGGTGGCCAATGGAACTAGTCCAAAACTCAAAATGTAATTACGATTTAAATagaatttatgtttttcaaGCCATAAATGATCTATCAAGTATTTCTGCTTTACTAGAGGGATATAATTGAACTCTCACATTAGATTAAATTAAAGTTGACTTGCATCATGAAATTTGAACAACATATTGATGACTACTTCACATTAATTACAACTAAGGATCAAAAAGCTCGATCTTTACGAAGTACTCCAGTTATGACATGTAATAGAATCAGCGAGCGGTTAATTGCTAGACCAAAGTGCAAATGCATTCTGTCACTAAAGATTGTCCACAGGATAGCAGGAAATCAGTTATACTTTTGAATATATACAAGTGAAATTGAGAGAAAACTCAAAAAGACGCCTTAATAAGACTACAGTGATCCATCGCattctaaaaatttatttagtagAGAGGGGAAAAGCAACCTCATCTATTGGTGGATCATTATGCAAGAACTCATCAATGGCAGAGGGAAACTCAAAGCTTCCAACACCTTCACAAACCTCTccatttctttttcactttttggaCCCTGAACCCCAACAATGTTTCCATAAAATGCATCATCACAGCCAAAATCCACTTCCACCCTTTTGGGTCCTTCCCTTTCACTCTCCGAAAACCCAATAGCTGCATCATCAGTTCAATCTCATCAACCCCATTACCACCAGCTTCAACTATACCAACACTTTCTTGGGCAAGTGAGGAATTTGAGAGAAATTGAAGTGGGCCTTCACTTTTTTTGAGGTTTGTGGATCTGGTGATGGAGTCAGCAGGGGTCTCATCACAGTTGAGGTATAATCGGCTGATCAAAGACTGGGTTGGTGTCTCGACAGCTTCACGTTTAGATGAATCATCAAGTTTCAATCTTTTCTCCAATTGTTTGAGAGATGAGAAGAAATTGGAATGTGGAGAAGgtctttgaattatttttttggtgaatCAGAATTTGAATTGGGTTTTAGGGTTTTAGTTGTTGAAGGTTGAAGAAATGGAAAGGAAAAAGAGCGCCAACTGCTGCAAAGGACAATTTAATCACTTCTGTTTGAAATTTTAGGCCGATTTGGGATTTTTTGGTATGTTATTTTAAGGTATTTTCTGAATAAAGAGCTTTGATATCCAGGGTTAGATCCAGAGTTTCAGGTACGAGTTTACGAGAACCAAATAACTTTTGCTTATGTACTGTATATGTCttaaaaatcttattgtgaataGAATTTACTCTAGGATGATCTAGCAATACAATTGACTTCCCTTGTGTACATTTATAGCTTGGATCATATAGTTGCTAATAATAGTTTCCGAAAAATGGAACAGGGAGAAAACATAGCTGCTGAAGTTTTGTGGAAAGTGTGTTCATTTGTTTGAGTAAAACCAGTGCAGTACAAATGCTGATAAGAGTATGTAAAATATATtcagaaaggagaaaaaaggcATGTGTGACTTAACCACATGGGTATAACATTGACGGTATAGACAAAATGATTTCTTAGATGATCACTCAACTAATATAATAACCATTATCTCATAAAGTCACTGTattcttgattttaattttcattttaacaaaGATAATAACTATGAGTTGAGTGACTCTCTGAAGAAAACCAAATTGCAGCAGAATTATCTGTTCTTCAACTGGTGGATCACAATTTGATAGCATTAGTGCATTATGCTCTGAAAAATCTAGCCCAAATTTAGATTTCCCTATCAGGAGTTGGCTTGTATGGTGGTGGATTTTTGAAACATTTACTTGGCCAGAATATATTGTATAAAGCACTGTTATAGTTCACATGTTTCTGTGTGCCTTGGCGTAGGACCACTTGTATGAGTGGTTGAGAATGTGTCTGCT harbors:
- the LOC101259509 gene encoding LRR receptor-like serine/threonine-protein kinase FLS2 is translated as MMSKTNVYALAISFSTFFIALSFGQTPSLEVEVAALNAFKNSVTDDPFGALVDWTDANHICNWSGIICDPSSNHVINISLVGMHLKGEISPFLGNLSKLQVLDLTLNSFTGNVPAKLGHCTELVQLILYRNFLSGEIPAELGNLKNLQLLDFGNNSLSGRIPESICNCTELLFVSLINNSLTGKLPSEIGNLANLQLLEAYRNNLVGSIPTSIGMLTALQTLDLSSNQFSGPIPPEIGNLSSLEILQLHHNFLSGKIPSELGLCINLVTLDMYNNQFTGGVPPELGNLENLHRLRLYNNKLNSSIPASLFHLKSLTHLGLSHNEQTGKIPPEFGSLMSLQVLTLHSNRLYGEIPSTLTNLANLTYLSLSFNLFTGSLPPELGLLYNLKNLTASDNLLEGPIPSSITNCSHLRVLTLTFNRITGKIPNGLGKLSNLTFLSLGSNKMWGEIPDDLFNCSMLEVLDLSGNNFSGKLKPMIGGLSKLRVLRAHSNSFLGPIPPEIGKLSQLIDLVLHKNSFSGVISPEVSKLSNLQGLSLSDNKLEGELPVQLFELTRLYELLLQNNNFFGPIPNQISKLELLSLLDLSGNKLNGTIPESMESLHRLMTLDISHNLLTGTFPRVVLASMRSMQFYLNFSSNLLDGEVPFEIGMLEMVQGIDMSNNNLSGNIPRSLGRCKNLFSLDLSGNMLSGPAPGEILTKLSELVFLNLSRNRLEGKLPEMVGLLHLRSLDLSQNKFKGIIPERFANMPALIYLNLSFNQLEGHIPKGGVFDNLRSADLQGNPSLCGTEFLSPCSIKRNQTSSHGLSKKTWIILGPVLVLILHVVGIFVCHLYMKKQKVKDSEDIIPNYTSALSLQRFYQKDLEHATDNFSPQNIIGASSSSNVYKGTLEGGKIVAVKKLNLQFSAEIRKCFDREVKTLSQLKHRNLVKVLGYAWESKKLMAVILEYMENGNLDSFIYGQMADDWTLSNRIDILVSVASGLSYLHSGYDFPIVHCDLKPSNILLDKNMEAHVSDFGTARMLGIHHQDGSSISSASAFEGTIGYMAPEFAYMRRVTTKVDVFSFGVIVMEIITKRRPTSLTGADELPMTLNQIVQNALANGINNLVQIVDPNLASHVSENQEVVEGLLNLALYCTYPDPDDRPDMEQVLSSLSKLSKMVIMHSQACLVKY